The Maniola jurtina chromosome 13, ilManJurt1.1, whole genome shotgun sequence genomic interval TTGACTGTTTTATCACAGAATCCTTAGGCGCCATGAAAACAGCGCGTGGTATTCTTTACCACAaacatgtctgtcaagaaaccatGCCTAAAcattgatttgaataattaggtacctatcataGAGGTCTCtgtcaaaagttttatttactaagatattaGCTAGACATTTGGTCATTTTAAGCTTAtcagaaaaaatctaaatacctacttagtaatttTAGAAAAAAGGAACTAACAAGTATGTTTCAgctatacaaggaaccaatggccaatttgctataatctgccaaaccaaacaaatctgtatggtgcaacacaaagcatgcgacatgcaccgcccgccctcctacTGATAAACAAGCAGGAAAAGCcaaccaccaagcaagccataccATGGTGCACCACCACGtaacaccacacaaattccaaaaccactcgacgcacgtttcgctccgacgccggagcatcctcaggagatgtggaccttacaatgcctattTGAAAAGTAAATTACTTCATTAATTTTTAGTTACTTtatgggatttgtgtggtgctgcgtggttgTGATAcgtggggcttgcttggtggctggcttttcttgcatgtttatcagtgggagggcgggtggtgcatgtcgtatgctgcatgttgcaccatacagatttgtttggtttggcggattatagcaaattgggcttttggttccttttatatcatggacttccgcaaaataacgcctgcttctatactacatgtTTTTCAGCTTACCAGGTCTGTATAAGGCATCTCTCGTCAGGCATCACCAGGTTGTTGACGTAGAACGCGTGGGTCCACCACTTGTTCCTGCAACGGTCACTCTCAGCTTGCACTAGAGTGGACCAGAGTGGGCCATCGCTCATGTGGCGCCACCACGTTGCTGTTAGCCCGACCACGAACATCGAAAGAGGTGTTATTCTAGAAGAATAAGTTAacgaaattaataattatagttGAGTCTAACGTGTGTGTTAGTCTGTTAAGTGAGCATAAAGAGTTTACAAAAGAGTTTAAGACAATGGATGACtttggaggtccgaatttggcatGGTTCCCTGCATGTTTCGGAAAGCACGTTCAGCCGCGGGTCCCGCTTGTTATCAtgtgataataactgtaaaatctCGTTTTCTGAGTCGAATTGCGTGCTGAACTATCTGGGAACCCACCTTATCATCCCAAAAACTCCTACTATTTATTATGATAAGAGATGGAGAGGATTAAATGCATGAATAATgcattttattatcattaattattatcgcCGTAACGGATGTATAATTACCTCACAACCCGATGCATAATGACCTGCCACCAGAACGCGAGCCCGATCTTCTTGTTAGGGTTGGCTTCGAGCGTCAGCAGCACGTTGTACGCCAGGAGGAAGCTGGACAGTATGATGAACGTCTGCACCACCGCTGTGCCGTTCGTCAGCATGGCCGACAACGGGTGCTGGTGTGcctattaagtaaaaattataaaattaaacaaggtgataattaaaaatcggtcaagcaagtcagactcgcacaaaGGGCtgccatcgtataagaaataacaccttTTTTCAATACTATGGCCCCACTACCAAAGGTTTTACTGGAGCAGAATTTAGAAAgagtgaaaaaaataaaaagagtttaaaacaaacagacagacattcagAGATTGTAGTGCAAGCCTCAGATGGGTTTTAAATGACTTGtttaaaatctatactaataaataaaattggagtgtaggtatgtctgtaatttcgaaataactaccgcatattaaggtcatatggttatttgaacgataccataactgaatcacacgtttttaaaatttttgtctgtctgtctgtctgtctgtttgaaaaggctaatcttcggaacggctgaaccgattttgacgggattttcacagacaagtagaaaattgaccagggagtaacataggctacttttttaaccgactttcaaaaagggagttgtgtttttctacctatgtacacagaAATATCCGATatatctgaaccgatttgcgtcgtttcttttttaatcgatagaggaactttgcgacattgtttcataaaagatttggattccaactcctcaatcctgatgctgcaggggatctgaccaatccacgcgggcgaagctgcgggcatcagctagtcacactaatattataaaggcgaaagtttgtatgtgtgtgtgtgtgtatgtttgttactccttcacgcaaaaactactggacggatttggctgaaatttggaatgaagatagataatatcttggattagcacataggctactttttatcccggaaaagcaaagagttcccacgggatttcgaaaaaactaaatccacgcgggcgaagtcgcgggcatcggctagtttactATAAGACTTATAGGTAAGGTAATCAATTATAAACAAGTGATTAAAACATTTCATTCTTATTCTTAGTAGGTATGAGAAATAGTAACAGCgaattaaattcaattaaatttaaattaaattcagctATTATACAagattgtttatttatattgtgcaatgtaggcaagtaggtactacctagcTACAATTATATGACTCAGGTTTTATTATTACGATTAATGGGGTATAATTGTTAATTAATCTGTTTgtctgtaagaaaaaaaacgtGTAAGTACTTACCGTTTCCAAAAAGCTTGGATTGTGTACAAAAGTCATGTAGTGTGCGATTGAAGAGTGCGCGATTATTACGGCGATCAGTGTTATTGCTCTgaaacaaacattttaaattttaatgttattaaatacctactcgcatacctacctatgccagagtgaactagagtggggaattctttgattttccgggatataaagtagcctatgtgctaatccaggatattatctatctccattccaaatttcagccaaacatgtccagtagtttttgcgtgaaggagtaacaaacatacacacacacacatacacacagactttcgcctttatattattagtgtgaagtgtgattacgTTCATCTTGCACGAATTGCAAATATCACGAATTGCAAATATTACAGCTAcattgtaataattaaaatataaaacattgttatacataatagctatcagcctattaaataaaaatacctaaataataataataattaacggcCAGCTTAAACCACAATAATCTAAGTAAAGGTCAAACTTAGATCCTGGACCACAAGattattttatatacctacctactacaatacTATTATGACCATACAAAACATAATAGTTGTGAGATTACTCTAATTAATTGCCAAGCCCAAAACCGCAAAACTTTAATGATTTTCTTAATATACCTAACACCAAgataataaaaatcataaaaacaaatcaaatgAATCCGAAAAGACGGGTTTACCAGACATAGTTTCATAGTTTTGGAATAATAATTGAGCATAGTCacagattaaaaatttaatatctaaCCACAAAATTTTTAGGTGCGGTTTGGACTAAATACGTTTATATCCCTTACAACGCACGTGTTTAACGTGTGTTTAAATTTTGAACTTAGATAACTTGTGGTTGCTTCTTGTGtttgaaaaaagaaagaaaaaatttatttacatagtaACTATGCCActcataaaacattttttatgtaggtatgtgttacCAGCTTCCATCACTCGAGTATTTGTTCAGAGCATAGACTTATATATATGGTTCAGAGTAATATAGGAGCGCCAAGATAACACTCATTGTCGTATATGGCACAACCTGAAAAAAGTTCCAGATGTATACATCGCAATATAAAGCGCAAATGCATACAGCGCCGATTTTCAACCAGAACCATTGAATAAGTACTGGTGACGCCATGGCAGCGGCTCAACAAATTAATTAACGCAAGAGCGGAGACCTACAAAAGACTtttgtccagccgtggacgtagACTTCATCATcagtagagacttccacacgctatGGTCTTGCACCccctgaatccagcagctcccaGTAGTAGTGGAGGGTCTACCAAAACTTTCGAGGGTCTATCAAACCTTTTTTATGAGGTCGTCTAATATTCTAACCGACCTAAAATGGCATGGTGGCAATGAGCGGGGCACATAGTtttaaaaaccgatagacgaaTGGGTGATAGACTTACTTCATGCCATTGACCGGGTCAAGCGCGCAGAGCCGAGGGTCCTCCTTCTCATAGTTAGCTGTCAGTCTCCCCCAGTTGACCCGGGCGGACCACGTCATCAGGTACCGGTTTGCTGAAAACGTTACTTTATtaaacttcatcatcatcaactacCCATcgcactactaagcacgggtctcctttcaataagaagggtttggccacgctgaccaagtacagattggcagatttcacacacctttgagaacaatataagcaactctcaggcatccagattgcctcacgatgttttcctcccTATATTACTCCTTAAAAGGCGATTGCGCACtacatccgatccgaatccgtgaaaatacgtttcgAAGAAGTCATagactatttgtatggtagttGACGTACTAGCTCCGATTTCCGATATCCGACTTCTATCTTTCTTCTATGAGAATATCcaggatgtgcctcggattcaaatcggacataatatgatgtagacatgttaaagatgtccactgaatagcttggatcagagatcggattagtgcgtaaacAATATCCGagtcggtccgagttttttatattcgtattttcacggacttgGATTGGATGAGTGCACAAACTCAACAAAGAAGAAGACTTACGTTTATTATCCGGGTTTCTGAGCAAATCATAAGCTGTTCCGACCACATTGCCCATCACGATCAGGCCAACTATCACCGCAAAGATCATATCCGGGACATCTATTGGTTTAGGTGGAGTTTCCTCAGTTTTACAATACTCCAATTCTATTAATTCTGTGTCGAGCCCATAGTTAGTTTTGGTCAGGTTGTGGACGCATTCTTCGAAGATGTGTGGTGGGGAATCTCCATCTATGTGTGCGCACGTGGTTGTCACACAGTAGCCTCGCTGGATATATGTGTGGTTG includes:
- the LOC123871325 gene encoding nose resistant to fluoxetine protein 6-like isoform X1, coding for MVRVIPVLCLLSVLAGSGAVGMTEEQYYSMPRLFELDDYEECLATRGAFCLGSFHLTSKRYSRLLDAIQKFSDDKNHFNHTYIQRGYCVTTTCAHIDGDSPPHIFEECVHNLTKTNYGLDTELIELEYCKTEETPPKPIDVPDMIFAVIVGLIVMGNVVGTAYDLLRNPDNKPNRYLMTWSARVNWGRLTANYEKEDPRLCALDPVNGMKAITLIAVIIAHSSIAHYMTFVHNPSFLETAHQHPLSAMLTNGTAVVQTFIILSSFLLAYNVLLTLEANPNKKIGLAFWWQVIMHRVVRITPLSMFVVGLTATWWRHMSDGPLWSTLVQAESDRCRNKWWTHAFYVNNLVMPDERCLIQTWFLAVDMQLYLVTSVLLVLLIRRPHTAVKVFSALFVLSILANFAITYNWDLTILFLGNPELIRWQYKGVPSFKWQYAAPWSSAPAAILGLLLAFVYHLMRKSEYDLHKNTVSHSLTRSSGSTRRRGAARRPPY